gtttttataatatgctTCACCATGTACTTCAAGCCCTTAGATCTGTCCCTGGTATCAGTAAATGCCCACTGAATGGTGATTGtggttgttactgttgttttatTATAATCTGAGTGGCCCTCTGGCCCCAATTTCTCATCCATTCTGTAACTTTTCAGACACATAGTaagtttttgtcatttttgctgTAAAACTCTTGAATTtccaagattaattttttttctcttttcttcaactACTTCAATCCACAGGTGCAACTGCCAAAAGAGCTGGCATAAGTGGCAACAGAATCATCTAGAAGAGCAAGGATTTGAGATAATGACTCTTGTATCAGAGCTCGGAGACTCTTTGAGCAGCATACTTCTGGAGCCAGGTGGTGGAAGCGGGAACGGGCTGACATCTGATAGGAGCATTTTGTAAAGGCAGAGGCAAAATAGGGGCtgaaaagggaggaggagatAAGAAAATTACTATTCTGGGACACCATTCTCTATGTCCAATCAGTTTGCGTGACTGAGATAAAAATGCAGTCACGCTTCCAGCAACAGAAgtttcaaagagatttttgttttcGTAAAcgtttgttttgctttcttctggaaaataacaataaatactaTAGAAGTGTTAAGTatttctccctccatctcctgCTGTAATTCATTGCATGGTATCTTAAAGGGCACAAATCATGTTTCACTCTCTGGATATGTGAAGGGTGAATTGGGCTCCAGGACCTGCTGATGCTTTGAAATGGAAGAATGGGGTGAATGAGCTCTTCTCTGGAGAATCATGTGAGGATTTTCAGTCCCCAGCCCTGTTTAGCTTGCTCTCTTGGTCATTCCCCTGGTGGATCGTACTTcagaaaggggtgtgtgtgtgtgtgtgtgtgtgtgtgtgtgtgtgtgtttatctgtgAGGAGCAGAGCAGTTAAGGCATAGGACATGGAGAAAATAGTGTTTCCAGGAAAAGTAATGGGAAAAACAAAccgtgtatgtatacacacacataaatatacatacatactcatACACGCATATACTTCCCTGTTTCCATATgtagagggagaaaggcagagaacatgttttgttttgttaaaagtTTTGTATAAATAATGATTgataaatttttagttttagctaatatatataaaacatatacatatatacacacacatatatgtgtttaGTCTATGCATCTAATTTGATCTTGTTGCTCTCTTCAAAAATCTTCTAAAGGAAATTTGCTACAGGGTTAGCTTTTAATTTCTTACTGTATTAGTCAAGGCCCTCCACTGTGTTTCCGATTTAGTCATATTTGCCACAGATTCTTTATGCTCCTCTTGATAAGACATCCTCAAGCACAGCCTATGCCTTTGCTCTTGTTAGCCCTTCTGTAGAACACCTTCAAAACACTTCCCTCCTGCTCTCCATTACAAAAGCCCTACCCATCTTTAAAGACCAGATCAGGTCATAATCCTCCATAAAAATCTTCCAGACAACTCCAAACCCagtgttctttcctctttccaaGTTTCTAGAGCCCTTAATTATCCATTCTAGTCACTAGATGCATAGAATCtgacttcaaaacattttttaatgtttttttattttttgaaggtggggggggaggggcagagagagatggagacacagaacccgaagcatgctccaggctctgagctgtcagcacagatccccatgcagggctcaaacccaccaaccatgagatcgttacctgagctgaagtcagaccctcaaacaactgagccacccaggcacccttagactCTTTTATATAGAAGTGGTGTGaacattagaaattagaaaaccaCACATTgatgccttttctctcttctttaccCAAGTGAATAGTTAGTTgtgcctgccttctttctccttttatataATCATAGGTGGTACATAACAAGCAAAACAGGCTAGGAGAGAATAGGCCTAATtgggaaagttaaaaaataacattatttagaAGGACAGGCCATGGGAAAGAAATatggtgtttacattttttaaagatagtttaGTGTGTGCAAAAGTATCCACATTTGAATAGCTGTAGTTTCAATCAGGTTTTACAATAGCCAGTGGCTGAGAGGTTTTTTCCTCCAATGTTACATGGAGAGGCTAAATGCTGTTGGGCAAAGTGCTCTAAACATGTTTAAAAGCTTACTGTTAGTAGTTGAAGCTCTTGAAAGCCCGGTGCCTTTGTTTGTATAGCCACAGTATTAATAAAGTCAGGAATTTCAACGAGTGCTAATAGTCCTAAAAGAGGTATTTATTCTTAGATGTGCCAAGGGAAAAGAGGATTCAAATTCATAGCTTACTGCTTCAGTGCACAAATTTTGTCAAGAGACAGGTAAAGCAGCTTACTTACACTTTTTCCATCAACTGACTCCTACCCTAAAAATTAGGTGAAGATTTTAACTTCTTCAGTGTCCTCTGGAAGGTATGCACGTAGATAAGTCACCCTCCCAAGATGTAACATCACTTGAAACTTAgttttttcaatttctaaaattttatttttaaataatctttccaCCCattgttgggctcgaactcacaaccttgagatcaagagtggcatggtCTACCAacacagccagccaggtgccccttaacttgtttttattttattttttttaacgttttatttacttttgagacagagagagacagagcatgaaagggggagggtcagagagagagggagacacagaatccaaagcacgctccaggcttcgagctgtcagcacagagcccgacccggggctcgaactcacagactgtgagatcatgacctgagccaaagtcggacgcttaaccgaccgagccacccaggcacccctttaatttgtttttaaaatgcaataatatATAGCACTTACATGCTACATGTGTATATCGTTATTATTCTAGAATTGACTACCAACCGTTAGTAATTATAATgagtatagtttttatttaagttgtcACTTTTTCCAAATAGATTGCATTCTTTCTACAGAATTCATGTAGAAAGTGGAAGGGGCTAAAGTGTGTCAGGTTTAGAACAGGATCCCATTGGAATTCAATGTTATTCAGctggaaattaataaaatgttaaagttttatTAAACAGTACCATAGTCCCCACCTAATCCAGTGGGGATATGTCCTAAGACCCCCCTCGGATGCCTGAAACCGCAGATAGTACAGAACCccctatatatactgtttttctCCTGTACATACTAGGAGAATGTTTAGCTTCTAAACCAAGCACAGAGATTAACTACAAAAATCATAAACTAGAACAATgatgctgtaataaaagttacgtGAATGCAGTCTATCAAAATTACCTTATTGTACATACTCACCCCTCCTCTGTGATGACATGGGATGAGAAATAttctacatgatgagatgaagtgagggaaTGTTGTAGGTGCTCTGATGTGTAGTGTTTAGCTACTGTGGACCTCCTGACGATGTGTCACAAGGagaatcatctgcttctggactgaGGCTGACAGCAGGTAACTGACGTGTGGTGGGGGGACCTAGTGTATTTGAAACACGAACAGAGCGGGTCGTGCAGTATAGTACATCCTCGTTGTTTAAAGGGTTGTCACCGAGTCTCCCAGATATTTAGCACAGATGTGCATTAATAAACGTCTCTCACACACAGAAAATCTCTGATAaattttattctccatatttgGGTAAGGGTACAAACTCTAGACCGTGGCTGTGAAGTCACGGTGGTAACGCTGTGCTAGAGATGATGGCTGCAGGTTGGCTGAGGAATAAAAACGCAAGATGGGAATGGCATATGCAGTTGCTTCTTATCTTAGGATGTACAGAGAGTCTCTCCGGTAAGTACCACTCCAGTTGTCTTCATAATTCAGTGTTAGGGAAACCCAAGTGTTTTCTACTCATCTATGAAATCACCCAATTGGCAAGCAAAACATTTTTGTATAACCTATTTCTAAATacatgagaaataaaaggaagaaagtaaaagggTATATAAACTCATGCTGTCGTAATTCTAACGCCTATCTGTAAAAACATGTGGTCGTAACAATTGCTATCTAAAATTTTCATGATTTGCAGAAGCCGCTGATCACTCCCACGTTCATGTCTTTTTGCTTGGTCATCTAAAGATGCTTTTCAGATTTCAAAAGATTAGCCATTATTGTTCTCTTTGTGCCCCTAAGGAATTAATAAAATGCAcattgatttccttccttctcaatgTTCCAGTTAAAAgctaaacagtgaaaaaaatacaagaaacattATCTTGGACACCTTCTTGCCATAACAACAAGAAATATGCAATATAAACAGaactcaagttttatttttttgttgttgctttttttaacAAGACTGTCAAGAATAATACAGGTTCCATAGCTCTAACCTCCTTAAAGAAGATGACATTTAATTTGCAACAAATACCTGCTAGTGAAAAGGCATtactagcattttaaaaatttgtaaaaacttGACAAAATATCTCCTAAACAGCAATCTTTCtatttgtaaacaaaataaaaacaactggtTTATCCAGTTTTCACTGCACGTCAAACGGGTGGTAAAGTGATACAGATcatctttgattttaaaagaagaataataaaaGCTAAACTAAATTAGACTCCACATATTACAGTCCCAGGGAATATTTTTGGAGGAGAATGatgcgggtggggtgggggggggggggaggagggtggtgctTAAAACAGGCTAACACATGACATCTATTTTAACAGTCTTTTTTCATTTACTCATATTGCCTTGAtactttacaattattttttttcctacaagttAACTGTACTGTTGCTGTACAatccataattctttttattttctctaaagaaGTAAGTGTGATCCATTTCCTATCAGTTGTATAAACACACTTGAAACTTCAGGCATAATAGGAGGGTAGATTCTTTCAGTTTCTGAGGGCTTCCCTCTGTCACATCAGAGATGTTAACAGCTTGGCCTATACATGCATGCTGCCAGAGATACTTGGGTGGTACAGGCACCTCCTATTTCAAGAACACAAATGGAAACTAGGTCTGCATAAGGACAAACCACACCTGGATGTCCATGGCAGCCCTTATATTTATTCCTTCACTTTGCTGATATAGTCAGCGAATTTGGAGACATTTTCTTCCTGCTGTTCTAGGGCATCTAGGACAATGCCCATTGGTGTCCTCTTCAGGCCTATTCCCTCCATTTTATTCTCCAGTTTGTTCTTGAGGTTCCGAAGTCTCAATGATGCGTGGATGAACATCActacagaaaagagaaacatggtTAGCACGGAAGCAACGGCTCTTTGCCCATTGCAGCCTTAGGCTCCCCATCTTCACACTTTGGGTCAACTGCCACGGTTAGCTGTAGTCCAGTCTGGTTCTCCAATTTACCCAAGTCCTCACATGGATCCTTGGACTTGATATAAAGCTGTTTAAGTCATATATTAAGTGTTCTTTGTGTGTGAAGGAAAACACAGCAGGCAGGACTGTCATCTGCCAACCACACCTTCTCTTTTTCACGTCCATATTGTTACCTTTTTAGCTGCCACTTAAATGGCTTGAAATTCAAAGTGAATCAGTGTGATTCCAACTTACATAAAAACCTTACACAAAGTTTTCAAGAAAGGAATTCATGCTCAATTCAGGGATTATCAGGGATGATCAGGTGAAGTCCTCCTTGGAGGCACCTCCTgaggcatttttccaaagtgatggatatagatgtatagataaaAACTAAAGGTTTTACACATGTCAGGTACCCTAAAGTTTCCCAAATTTGCTTGATCATTTAGAATTACTCATGTTGTTTATTGAGAAACATTCCCTGGTCCCTCTTCTGGACCTCCTGAACCAGAACCTTAGAGGGATGGGCCTGGGATCTGTATTTTAAATAGGCATCCCACGTGATCTACCAGGAGTGATTTTTCATACTGCTGTGTACATATAAATTGCCTGCAGAGCTGTCACATAGGCAAATCCTAGGTCTCCACCACCCAAAATTCAGACCAGTAAGACTGAGGTAGGTTTCCACAATGTAAAATGCTAATATTCACTCTGGATGAATCTCATATAGGTGATCTTGGACCATCATTTTAAGAAACACTGGTGTGCATTTTATCTGGAGGCTCCCAATCTAGACTGGCCATTGGAAACATTTGAGGAGCTTCCTAAAAATACAGGTTTTGGGGAGGAGCACTGTAAACTCACAGACTCAAGATCTCTAAGGGATATGGCTGGGAAATTTGTGCTTTTTACAAGTGTCCTACATGATTCTCAAAATCATCAAGGTCTGGGAGTCACTAATCTTGTCTaacttccttattttatagatgagtgaACTACAGCCCATATAGGATACCTGGTCCAAAGCACACGGCTGGTTTCCAGCATGTCTAGGAACAAATATCTGGACCCTTGATCTCTACCTATGCTACATTTCATTACACTGGCCTGTCTCAGGCCCTGATGTAGAAAGGCACTGAAGTTAACAAGCTGTGTGTCAAAGCAGAATCTTTGCAATACTGAGCCTCTAGTATATAGGGTAAATGTGaggagtatttttaaaagtcttgacTTTGctgattgaaatattttttccaataaGGTGTGGGATCCATCTATAAATATTCTGGGCTTAATCTCACATATCCCCAAACAAGCAACTGAttttatttaatggaaaaaatacacatgTGAAATGCTATTAATAAGTTAAAAGACTGTTCTTGTCACTTAATATAATCGAATTTTAAGTAGATTTCTGCTGATGAGACTGGAACtatatctgttttctatttcaggtTTCGAGTGTTTGGGATCTCAGCAAACAATGcatgtaaaatttagaaaatatctaGTTCTCTTCACCAGAACTGGAGTACTTGGTAACTATATTCTGGGCCAATTATTCTTACAGACTTAGGAAATTTGGACACTAAACACGATATACTAACTAGAGAGTAACTAGTTTACTTCCCAATGAAATACATTCATTCTTGCATCAGTATGAATGCATCAGTATGAATGCATCAGTATGAATGGCACTTAAAGATTGAGAACAGACTTGAATATCAGACCAATCTGGAGGCCAGTGGAGGCTGTACAACTTTCTTGCTGTGCGACTTGGgatttgtacttcttttgtttattgttgtAGCCCCAGaagagtgtctggcacagagcaggcacccAGTAGACATAAATCTATGGACTTACTGCACCATTAGCCTTGATCTGCTGTTTCAGAAACTTGGGGTAATTTTGCAGACATGTCAACATGTGGAAGAAACAGGGTAGGATATTCCCAATGAACAATTGctcttacatttttttgtttaaggCACAAGAAGACTGAGGTTCACTTACGCAACAAAGGAAAAGTGATGCCAAACACAAAGACCATGACTCCCCCGAACATGGATATGAGGAAGTAGCTGGCCAACATGACCACCATGACAAATGCTGTGGGGTACTGCTTCTTCATCCGGCGGAGGATGTCTTTGTTGTGTGCTGCCCACACAAACCCCGTGAACACCAGCACCACTACAATGCCTCCAAGGATCATGTTGAAGGGGCTCAGGAACCTGGAATGCGAAAAAATGAGGGAGCCTGGGTCAGCAGTAGTGGGAGCAGGAAGGGAAGATCAGAAAGGTAAGGAAGAGCAAATCAGGTGTTGAGTACTTACTCGGCATTCTATCTAAActggctcatttaatcctcataacccgATGAGGCAGATGctattaatttatttctcaaatgaagaaagtgaggcacagaggtgAGAAAACGGTGGAGCCAAGATTCACACTTGGGTAGTTTGACTCCCACCAAAGCGGTCAGTCCGTCTCATTAGAGGTCCACAATTTTCAAAGACTCCCCCCACCGCCGGCCCCAAATCCATACATGGCTTTTATTGCATCTGTAAAATATCACAGATAAGTCCGAGGACACTGTATGTCCCTGCAGCGTGATGTTGACATTTTCTGAAATGTCAACAGTCCTATGGCCGAGAGTGGTCCTCATTCTTATAGTAATGGTAGCGAAGAGCTAAAAGGcctcttaaaatttaaaagagaccgcctcttttttttttttttttttaatgtttatttatttttgagacagagagagacagagcatgaacgggggaggggcagagagagagggagacacagaatcggaagcaggctccacactctgagccatcagcccagagcccgacgcggggctcgaactcacggaccgcgagatcgtgacctgagctgaagtcggaggcttaactgactgaaacacccaggcgccccgagacggCCTCTTTTGAAGGGGCTGTTTCACTTTCATTATCTCCTGGGCTCTGGTGCACATCCAGTACAGTGCTCACATATTTTCTGAGCTCTGCAGGCTTATTCAAATCTTCATAGGAGTTGCCACAACAGATGCAAGTCATGTGATGGCCTCCGTGGGCCAGATCCAGCCTACTGTCACCTATGTGTTTGCATTGGATGGTGTTTACAGAACTTTTATTTGAATTGCGCTGTTCAGAAAGTCCATAAAACTTGGGATTTCTAACTTCTCCTATAAACAAGAAAATTTAACAACAGTAGGCCCACTTTTCCACATGTCAGCCACTGGCTGGAGCACCTTCTCTTTCAGATAGAACAAATGCTCTCCAATTAGCTCTTGTCCTCCCACCATCTCCTGCATCTCTGACACAGAGGCCCCCATTGAGCTGCCATTGATCGTTGTTTTTCTAACAGCTGCCCTGCATTCTCTCTTACATAACCTGCCTGGCCCATGGAGGCATTTGAGTATATGACTCTTGGCAAAGAGAATCcattataattcttttaaagggCTGAGAGTATCATTAGGGGATGGGTTATCAATGGAGATTTCCAAGCACAGAGCCTCTGGCTTCATTGTTACAGGAGTCAAAGGTTACATTACTGTtgataataaagaagaaaacttagATCCAGTATTTCATAAGAGAATGACTGGGTGTTACAGCCCCCACTCTTAACCAAACCCACAGTGAATACAGAACCCTGAATGTGACATTTGTGATCAGCAAGTCCCATGAGCTACTAACTTCTTACCCTCACAATAGGCTTGATGCGTATTTTACTTGGGAAGGACAATGAGGGTCAGTGTGTTTTCATCATGCTCTGAATATCAACATGACAGATTTGGAAATGAGGGACAGAAGCAAACGGGGCAATGGAAAGTGAAGCCAAGAGCTTACTTTCACTGAAATAAAACAGACGAAGGATTCATACTCAGAGCAGGATTCATATTCAGGACAACTaagattcttctctttttttttaatccctttaaaTTGTAGCTCTGATTCTACCTTCTGAAACATAAAAGCTATCTGAAATAGTTTCAGATAAAAGTATCACATGCCTTAATGGGTGAAATTGGGGGTATAATCaatgtgaaagtgctttggaaAAGTTAAGAAGGTCTATTAAAATGCATGCTATTAAACAATGGTAAGAGTAGCATAGGAGTACATAATTTAAAGTTAAATCCCATAATAGTAAGTTGCTTATTTCATTCAAAACTCTTGCAAATACTTATCCTCCTACAGGCCATAAATCTCTTCCTCAGAATAGAGtctacagaaataaacaaaaatgccaAGATTGAGTTGTACCAATATTCACATGAGTG
This DNA window, taken from Neofelis nebulosa isolate mNeoNeb1 chromosome 4, mNeoNeb1.pri, whole genome shotgun sequence, encodes the following:
- the ARL6IP5 gene encoding PRA1 family protein 3, encoding MDVNFAPLRAWDDFFPGSDRFARPDFRDISKWNNRVVSNLLYYQTNYLVVAAMMISVVGFLSPFNMILGGIVVVLVFTGFVWAAHNKDILRRMKKQYPTAFVMVVMLASYFLISMFGGVMVFVFGITFPLLLMFIHASLRLRNLKNKLENKMEGIGLKRTPMGIVLDALEQQEENVSKFADYISKVKE